From a region of the Odoribacter splanchnicus DSM 20712 genome:
- the nhaD gene encoding sodium:proton antiporter NhaD, giving the protein MLTAMIVMFVIGYIFIALEHQTGINKTAIALLLGILLWVMYIFSGPQIIVGADPAAFQNFIHQHPAYEHLSPLAQVREYILNWEIIDHLGNISEILFYLIGALTIVETIDVHQGFDGITRSVKTKNKKKLLWLVAFITFFMSSVLDNMTSAIVMMMLIQKLLSEQRERWIFGSIIIIAANAGGAWTPIGDVTTIMLWINDNITSGNIMKGLFLPSVISLAIPVWLVSYSLKSNSITTPSPTSGVSSLYLGKQEQTSILIIGILCLLAVPIFKSLTDLPPFAGILFTLGFLWFYTDCLYNRKKTDLTGLKYRIPDVLTKVDFSTILFFFGILMAVAALEAIGLLHQLSDLLNSGIHNVYIITGIIGFLSSVIDNVPLVAAAMGMYPLTAPATAGGISETAYLLNFVSDGNFWKLLAYCAGTGGSILIIGSAAGVVVMGLEKISFTWYMRHISWIAITGFLAGIGIYYLQNLINSYLCRQMIRSCS; this is encoded by the coding sequence CTCTTATGGGTCATGTATATCTTTTCCGGTCCGCAAATCATCGTAGGGGCGGATCCGGCCGCTTTTCAAAATTTCATACACCAGCATCCGGCCTATGAGCATCTCTCCCCGCTTGCCCAGGTACGTGAATATATTCTTAATTGGGAAATTATCGATCATTTAGGCAATATCTCCGAAATCCTATTCTATCTGATCGGCGCTTTAACTATTGTAGAGACGATCGATGTTCACCAGGGTTTCGACGGAATCACCCGGTCTGTAAAAACAAAAAACAAAAAGAAGCTGTTATGGCTCGTAGCTTTTATCACCTTTTTTATGTCGTCCGTACTGGATAACATGACCTCGGCTATCGTCATGATGATGCTGATTCAAAAGCTATTGTCGGAACAACGCGAACGCTGGATTTTCGGCAGTATCATCATTATTGCAGCCAATGCCGGGGGAGCCTGGACCCCGATCGGGGATGTCACCACAATCATGCTCTGGATCAACGATAACATTACTTCAGGTAACATCATGAAAGGCCTGTTTCTCCCCAGTGTTATCTCGCTGGCAATTCCGGTATGGCTGGTCTCTTACTCATTGAAAAGCAACAGCATAACCACCCCCTCCCCAACTTCCGGCGTTTCTTCCCTTTACCTCGGTAAACAGGAGCAAACAAGTATCCTGATCATCGGTATCCTTTGTCTGTTAGCGGTTCCCATCTTTAAATCACTGACCGACCTGCCCCCTTTTGCCGGCATACTGTTTACCTTAGGTTTTTTGTGGTTTTACACCGATTGCCTGTATAACCGGAAGAAAACAGATTTGACCGGTCTGAAATACCGGATTCCCGATGTCCTGACCAAAGTAGATTTCTCTACTATTTTATTTTTCTTCGGTATCCTGATGGCGGTCGCAGCCCTGGAAGCTATAGGCCTATTACACCAGTTGTCCGATTTACTGAATTCGGGTATTCATAATGTCTATATCATTACAGGTATTATCGGATTTCTTTCTTCTGTCATCGACAATGTACCTTTAGTAGCGGCTGCCATGGGCATGTATCCGCTCACAGCGCCGGCCACAGCGGGAGGTATTTCCGAAACTGCCTATTTGTTGAATTTTGTCAGTGACGGGAATTTCTGGAAACTTTTAGCTTATTGTGCCGGAACAGGTGGAAGTATTCTGATCATCGGCTCTGCCGCCGGAGTAGTAGTGATGGGACTCGAGAAAATCAGTTTCACCTGGTATATGCGGCATATCAGCTGGATTGCCATAACCGGATTTCTGGCCGGAATAGGCATCTATTATTTACAAAACCTGATTAATTCGTATCTTTGCCGGCAAATGATAAGATCATGCAGCTAA